One Sphaerisporangium krabiense DNA segment encodes these proteins:
- a CDS encoding MFS transporter, with translation MRARSIATVLPGGAARHPVLLLSLGTFALGTDAFVISGVLNEVGRELGVSLGTAGLLITVFSGVYALSAPVLAVVTGNMCRRQLLLLSLAVFVAANVLAAVAPNFTVMILARVAAAIGGAMYTPVAVSVAATLAAPSERGRALAAVAAGLTVANALGVPLGTLIGQAFQWRVTFVFVAVLGVVAYVGLHRALDPLPSPGVASLRQRLAVATLPGVPATLLGTSLAVCGIFTLYAYLAWFAGQSAGIAGGALTVVYLIFGLVAVVSNLTAGVLIDRTSPTRVALLSIVGLAVVYTGLSVFAGLGLSGTGAVVTLAVLVGVWSMIGWLFNPSQQQRLLTAAGPQGTIALSLNASALYTGQAVAGVIGGLMLAAGPGRLALAAAACEVLAVAALAVSALAGRRRTPAAGPVETGVAFRRSRA, from the coding sequence ATGCGAGCTCGATCGATCGCGACCGTGCTGCCGGGAGGCGCGGCACGTCATCCGGTCCTTCTGCTGTCCCTCGGCACCTTCGCCCTTGGCACCGACGCCTTCGTGATCAGCGGCGTGCTGAACGAGGTCGGACGCGAGCTCGGCGTTTCCCTGGGGACGGCGGGACTGCTCATCACCGTGTTCTCCGGCGTGTACGCGCTGTCGGCCCCCGTGCTGGCGGTGGTGACCGGGAATATGTGCCGCAGACAACTGCTCTTACTGAGCCTCGCCGTGTTCGTCGCCGCGAATGTGCTGGCCGCCGTGGCGCCCAACTTCACCGTGATGATCCTGGCCCGGGTGGCCGCGGCGATCGGCGGCGCCATGTACACGCCGGTCGCGGTGAGCGTCGCCGCCACGCTCGCCGCCCCCTCCGAGCGCGGGCGCGCCCTCGCCGCCGTCGCCGCGGGCCTCACCGTCGCCAACGCGCTCGGGGTGCCGCTCGGCACGCTGATCGGCCAGGCCTTCCAGTGGCGCGTGACCTTCGTGTTCGTGGCGGTCCTCGGCGTGGTGGCCTACGTCGGGCTGCACCGCGCGCTGGACCCGCTGCCGTCCCCCGGCGTCGCGTCGCTGCGCCAGCGGCTCGCCGTCGCGACGCTGCCCGGCGTCCCGGCCACGCTGCTCGGCACGTCCCTGGCCGTCTGCGGCATCTTCACGCTCTACGCCTACCTGGCGTGGTTCGCCGGCCAGAGCGCGGGCATCGCCGGGGGAGCGCTCACCGTGGTCTACCTGATCTTCGGCCTGGTGGCGGTGGTCTCCAACCTCACGGCGGGCGTGCTCATCGACCGCACCTCGCCCACGCGCGTCGCGCTGCTCTCCATCGTCGGGCTGGCCGTCGTCTACACCGGCCTGTCGGTGTTCGCCGGGCTCGGGCTCTCCGGCACGGGCGCGGTGGTGACGCTCGCCGTGCTCGTCGGCGTGTGGTCGATGATCGGATGGCTGTTCAACCCCTCCCAGCAGCAGCGTCTGCTCACCGCCGCCGGTCCGCAGGGCACGATCGCGCTGTCCCTGAACGCCTCCGCCCTCTACACCGGGCAGGCCGTGGCCGGGGTCATCGGCGGGCTCATGCTCGCCGCGGGCCCGGGCCGGCTCGCCCTCGCCGCCGCGGCCTGCGAGGTCCTCGCCGTGGCCGCGCTCGCCGTCTCGGCCCTCGCCGGCCGCCGCAGGACCCCGGCCGCCGGGCCCGTCGAAACAGGGGTTGCTTTCCGTCGCTCCCGGGCATAG
- a CDS encoding IS701 family transposase, protein MVEKTEFMVRDAWWSPFCEDLFSSFARADQRRWGDVYLQGLLTVPGRKSIRRISDQVVGRPVDQCLQQFVNQSPWDWQPVRKRLAGHMAAAFRAKAWVVEEVAFPKNGANSVGVARQFAHSAGRLINCQLGLAIMLVGEHGGCPVNWRLLLPRSWDDDPARRARTRIPAHERYRSRWEHLLEAIDEMVLDWGLPPAPVVVDARATPRVEPLLRGLEDRGLSYVARVGESALLRGRMAGWGFGEAAGGTPANGTTLSGPRRDRGLRSHLMTVPLEVPGTLAVPRPRHPAKRSMTVEWAQGRNGPKAIWLTDFGETRLPEIAGMIELRRRAAAQLALMDAESGLRHFEGRSFRGWHHHVTLVSAAHGYRLLRGLDAEPAHARARSHG, encoded by the coding sequence ATGGTGGAGAAAACCGAATTCATGGTTCGCGACGCGTGGTGGTCTCCGTTCTGCGAAGACCTTTTCTCGTCATTCGCGCGGGCGGACCAGCGACGCTGGGGAGACGTTTATCTGCAAGGGCTGCTGACCGTTCCGGGCAGGAAATCCATACGCCGGATCTCCGATCAGGTGGTGGGCCGTCCGGTGGACCAGTGCCTGCAGCAGTTCGTCAATCAGAGTCCGTGGGACTGGCAGCCCGTGCGGAAAAGGCTCGCCGGCCATATGGCCGCGGCCTTCCGCGCGAAGGCGTGGGTCGTCGAGGAGGTCGCCTTCCCCAAGAACGGCGCCAACTCGGTGGGCGTGGCGCGGCAGTTCGCCCACTCCGCGGGCCGGCTGATCAACTGCCAGCTCGGGCTCGCGATCATGCTGGTCGGCGAGCACGGGGGATGCCCGGTGAACTGGCGGCTGCTGCTGCCGAGGAGCTGGGACGACGATCCGGCGCGGCGGGCGAGGACCCGGATACCCGCGCACGAGCGGTACCGGTCACGATGGGAACACCTTTTGGAGGCGATCGACGAGATGGTCCTCGACTGGGGCCTGCCTCCCGCGCCCGTCGTGGTGGACGCGCGGGCGACGCCGAGGGTGGAGCCGCTGCTGCGCGGGCTGGAGGACCGCGGGCTGAGCTACGTGGCCAGGGTCGGCGAGAGCGCGCTGCTGCGGGGCCGCATGGCGGGATGGGGGTTCGGCGAGGCCGCCGGCGGGACGCCCGCGAACGGCACGACGCTCAGCGGCCCGCGCCGTGACCGGGGCCTGCGGTCCCATCTCATGACCGTCCCGCTGGAGGTGCCGGGCACGCTGGCCGTCCCGCGGCCGAGGCACCCCGCCAAGCGGTCCATGACCGTCGAATGGGCGCAGGGCAGGAACGGCCCCAAGGCGATCTGGCTCACCGATTTCGGCGAGACGCGGCTGCCGGAGATCGCCGGCATGATCGAGCTGCGGCGGCGCGCGGCCGCCCAGCTCGCGCTGATGGACGCCGAGTCGGGACTGCGGCACTTCGAGGGCCGCTCCTTCCGCGGCTGGCACCACCACGTCACGCTGGTCTCCGCCGCGCACGGCTACCGGCTCCTGCGCGGCCTCGACGCCGAGCCCGCGCACGCCCGGGCGCGATCCCATGGCTGA
- a CDS encoding IS701 family transposase: MSSREPSPAHTVELASLCRDLFASFTRSDQRRWGEVYVRGLLSVSGRKSIRRMAEQVVGWEAEQCLQQFVNQSPWDWVPVRRRLVEHAMPAVQPKAWVVREVVMPKNGSSSVGVDKQYAHSIGRMINCQMGLAVFLAGDSGASPVNWRLLLPRSWDEDPARRNRAHLPPAERHRSRWDLLLDAVDEMIGSWGLSPAPILVDACHTAQVEPLLSGLEERGLRYVVQVTEGTRVSVGPRARWSATLGELVAQRARHDAVMLSRRDDMNATTSRFVALPLTELAGLYDMGQGGPYRGARRVLAEWPVSQPDLRAIWLTNLSGSRLLDLIGLLRLGHRADQDLATLADGFGLRHFEGRSFRGWHHHVTLVSVAFAYRLLRRLEERDEADLRLWSRV, translated from the coding sequence ATGTCGAGTAGGGAGCCATCGCCGGCCCACACTGTGGAGCTGGCGTCTTTGTGCCGTGACCTCTTCGCGTCCTTCACCAGGTCGGACCAGCGTCGCTGGGGCGAGGTCTACGTCCGGGGGTTGCTGTCGGTGTCGGGGAGGAAGTCCATCCGGCGGATGGCGGAGCAGGTCGTCGGCTGGGAGGCCGAGCAGTGCCTGCAGCAGTTCGTCAACCAGAGCCCGTGGGACTGGGTGCCCGTACGGCGCCGTCTCGTCGAGCACGCGATGCCCGCCGTCCAGCCGAAGGCGTGGGTGGTCAGGGAAGTCGTGATGCCGAAGAACGGGTCCAGCTCGGTGGGTGTGGACAAACAGTACGCGCACTCCATCGGCCGGATGATCAACTGCCAGATGGGGCTGGCGGTGTTCCTCGCGGGCGACTCGGGGGCGTCCCCGGTCAACTGGCGGCTGCTGCTGCCGAGGAGCTGGGACGAGGACCCGGCCCGCCGCAACCGTGCCCACCTGCCCCCCGCCGAGCGGCACCGGTCGCGCTGGGACCTGCTGCTGGACGCCGTGGACGAGATGATCGGCTCCTGGGGGCTGAGCCCGGCGCCCATCCTGGTGGACGCCTGCCACACCGCCCAGGTCGAACCGCTGCTGAGCGGCCTGGAGGAGCGCGGCCTGCGTTACGTGGTCCAGGTCACCGAGGGCACCCGCGTCTCCGTCGGGCCGCGCGCCCGCTGGTCGGCCACCCTCGGCGAGCTGGTCGCGCAGCGGGCCAGGCACGACGCCGTCATGCTGAGCCGCAGGGACGACATGAACGCGACCACGTCGAGGTTCGTGGCGCTGCCCCTGACCGAGCTGGCGGGCCTGTACGACATGGGTCAGGGAGGGCCGTACCGGGGGGCACGGCGCGTGCTCGCGGAGTGGCCCGTCAGCCAGCCCGACCTGCGCGCGATCTGGCTCACCAACCTCAGCGGCTCTCGCCTGCTCGACCTGATCGGCCTGCTGAGGCTCGGTCACCGCGCCGACCAGGACCTGGCGACGCTGGCGGACGGCTTCGGCCTGCGGCACTTCGAGGGCCGCTCGTTCCGGGGCTGGCACCACCACGTCACGCTGGTCTCGGTCGCCTTCGCCTACCGCCTGCTGCGCCGCCTGGAGGAGCGGGACGAGGCTGATCTGCGCCTGTGGTCGCGCGTGTGA
- a CDS encoding nuclear transport factor 2 family protein produces the protein MPANQSALDAETAEFARQWFDRLSAHEPVERLLPLVVDRDLEMAFPERTLRDHEDFRDWYAVVGESFTDQDHVVERLAARDDGDTVHVDVQVVWTATQTSDGSRSSFRVTQEWELAKTPDGLAIVKYHVGALNPLSPAEK, from the coding sequence ATGCCAGCCAATCAGTCCGCGCTGGACGCGGAGACCGCGGAGTTCGCGCGGCAGTGGTTCGACCGGCTGAGCGCCCACGAGCCGGTCGAGAGGCTGCTTCCCCTCGTCGTCGACCGGGACCTCGAAATGGCCTTCCCGGAGCGCACGCTGCGCGACCACGAAGACTTCCGGGACTGGTACGCCGTCGTCGGCGAGTCCTTCACCGATCAGGACCACGTCGTCGAGCGGCTCGCCGCCCGCGACGACGGGGACACCGTCCACGTCGACGTCCAGGTCGTGTGGACGGCCACCCAGACCTCCGACGGAAGCCGCAGCAGCTTCCGTGTCACCCAGGAGTGGGAGCTGGCGAAGACGCCGGACGGCCTGGCCATCGTCAAGTACCACGTCGGCGCGCTCAACCCGCTGTCGCCGGCGGAGAAGTGA
- a CDS encoding GMC family oxidoreductase — protein MSETYDYIVVGAGASGSVIANRLSELENATVLLLEAGADTIPDTVDIPYRWAEHHFTPIDWVYWTAEQAALGGRKVYLAAGKGIGGSGNLYHMIHLRGQALDYDNWAYHGATGWSWQDVLPYFQKLESQEDDTNPTAGHGGPVNVINAGRHQPNPLSQTFLDACAELGHPSTPDFNAQLTGAGWHHLDIKDGKRFGVRQAYLLPALGRPNLTLSADSRATKLIFEGDRVAGVEYVRAGETRQARAGSEVILCANGLETPKLLMLSGIGQESHLRRFGIDVRLNLPGVGENYHDHVLIVAPVNMTDRAAPEPTMNMSEVCLFANTGGWAVPDVQIGFIHRAQFQPEPHPQLVTMLPGLVRPLARGTLRLASADPLEAPLADPRYLSHPSDRERMVDAFEMARDLFRTRAFADWGVKEVTPGDGVSSREDVTEFVKQNLGSYYHYVGACKMGVDELAVVDPRLRVHGVEGLRIADASVMPEVTTGNCHTAVVMVAERAADFIKQDAAS, from the coding sequence GTGAGCGAGACCTACGACTACATCGTGGTGGGCGCGGGCGCGTCCGGCTCGGTGATCGCCAACAGGCTCAGCGAGCTGGAGAACGCGACGGTGCTCCTGCTGGAGGCCGGCGCGGACACGATCCCCGACACCGTCGACATTCCATACCGGTGGGCCGAGCACCACTTCACCCCGATCGACTGGGTGTACTGGACGGCCGAGCAGGCCGCCCTCGGCGGGCGCAAGGTCTACCTCGCCGCCGGCAAGGGCATCGGCGGGTCCGGCAACCTCTACCACATGATCCACCTGCGGGGTCAGGCGCTGGACTACGACAACTGGGCGTACCACGGGGCCACCGGATGGTCCTGGCAGGACGTGCTGCCGTACTTCCAGAAGCTGGAGTCCCAGGAGGACGACACCAACCCGACGGCCGGGCACGGCGGGCCCGTCAACGTCATCAACGCCGGCAGGCACCAGCCGAACCCGCTGTCGCAGACCTTCCTGGACGCCTGCGCCGAGCTCGGGCACCCCTCCACGCCCGACTTCAACGCCCAGCTCACCGGCGCCGGCTGGCACCACCTGGACATCAAGGACGGCAAGCGGTTCGGCGTCCGGCAGGCGTACCTGCTGCCGGCGCTCGGACGGCCCAACCTGACCCTCAGCGCCGACTCCCGCGCCACGAAGCTGATCTTCGAGGGCGACCGGGTCGCCGGCGTCGAGTACGTGCGCGCCGGCGAGACCCGCCAGGCCCGCGCCGGCTCGGAGGTCATCCTCTGCGCCAACGGCCTGGAGACGCCCAAGCTGCTGATGCTCTCCGGCATCGGGCAGGAGAGCCACCTCAGGCGGTTCGGCATCGACGTCCGCCTGAACCTCCCCGGCGTCGGCGAGAACTACCACGACCACGTCCTCATCGTGGCGCCGGTCAACATGACCGACCGGGCGGCGCCCGAGCCCACGATGAACATGTCCGAGGTGTGCCTGTTCGCCAACACGGGCGGCTGGGCGGTCCCCGACGTGCAGATCGGCTTCATCCACAGGGCGCAGTTCCAGCCCGAGCCGCACCCCCAGCTCGTCACCATGCTGCCCGGCCTCGTCCGCCCGCTGGCCCGCGGCACGCTGCGCCTGGCCAGCGCCGACCCGCTGGAGGCGCCACTCGCCGACCCCCGCTACCTGTCGCACCCCTCCGACCGCGAGCGCATGGTCGACGCGTTCGAGATGGCCCGCGACCTGTTCCGCACCCGCGCGTTCGCCGACTGGGGCGTCAAGGAGGTCACCCCGGGCGACGGCGTCTCCAGCCGGGAGGACGTCACCGAGTTCGTCAAGCAGAACCTCGGCTCGTACTACCACTACGTCGGCGCGTGCAAGATGGGCGTCGACGAGCTGGCCGTGGTGGACCCGCGCCTGCGCGTCCACGGCGTCGAGGGGCTCCGCATCGCCGACGCCTCGGTGATGCCCGAGGTCACCACCGGCAACTGCCACACCGCCGTGGTCATGGTCGCCGAGCGTGCCGCCGACTTCATCAAGCAGGACGCCGCCTCATGA
- a CDS encoding ATP-binding protein: MAERPPGLAARLKEIELFAELSDDQLGWLATVGTHQELADGDVLFHENEPAGHFYVLLGGELLFTKVFGGQEHVLTKHIAESTPEPLLVQYDGKRRAAHQFTGELPLLTDSGYIATAISAGGTELMAYDKGTFLDMLTRCPEVSRVLLPVLAWRIRTVELEAGRNRMLEGLGTLAAGLAHELNNPTAAMVRAAGELRGTVGELTEAAMRWGRVATAAERRLITRVCESLHSGAAPGRPLDVLEAAELADEVMEWLFAHDIERYQDVGTALVDRGLGIETLDEIAAGVRPEALEPAIGCLGLIVQARTMVEDVAEAGRRIEALVDTTKAYTNLDRAPVRDVDLWEGLEATLAMLAPRLSGVRVRRHYGDVPLVTAYPSELNQVWTNLIDNAVDAMEGIGELRIGTKVEGHHALVEIRDSGPGIPQGVLSLLFQPFFTTKDTGHGTGLGLHLSRYIVSHRHGGTIDVTSVPGDTRFLVRLPLTRRQLSAR, from the coding sequence ATGGCTGAGCGTCCGCCGGGCCTGGCCGCCCGGCTCAAGGAGATCGAGCTCTTCGCCGAGCTGTCCGACGACCAGCTCGGCTGGCTCGCCACGGTCGGCACGCACCAGGAGCTGGCAGACGGGGACGTGCTCTTCCACGAGAACGAACCGGCCGGCCACTTCTACGTCCTGCTCGGCGGCGAGCTGCTGTTCACCAAGGTGTTCGGCGGCCAAGAGCACGTGCTCACCAAGCACATCGCCGAGTCGACCCCCGAGCCGCTGCTCGTGCAGTACGACGGCAAGCGGCGCGCGGCGCACCAGTTCACCGGCGAGCTTCCGCTGCTCACCGACAGCGGCTACATCGCCACCGCGATCTCCGCGGGCGGCACCGAGCTGATGGCCTACGACAAGGGGACGTTCCTCGACATGCTCACCCGCTGCCCGGAGGTGAGCCGGGTGCTGCTGCCCGTGCTCGCCTGGCGCATCCGGACGGTGGAGCTCGAGGCCGGGCGCAACCGGATGCTGGAGGGCCTCGGCACGCTCGCGGCCGGGCTCGCGCACGAGCTGAACAACCCGACGGCCGCGATGGTGCGGGCCGCCGGCGAGCTGCGCGGCACGGTGGGCGAGCTGACGGAGGCCGCCATGCGCTGGGGGCGGGTGGCGACGGCCGCGGAGCGGCGGCTGATCACCCGCGTCTGCGAGAGCCTGCACTCCGGCGCCGCGCCCGGGCGGCCCCTGGACGTGCTGGAGGCCGCCGAGCTCGCCGACGAGGTGATGGAGTGGCTCTTCGCGCACGACATCGAGCGCTACCAGGACGTCGGCACGGCGCTGGTCGACCGCGGACTCGGCATCGAGACGCTCGACGAGATCGCCGCCGGCGTGCGCCCGGAGGCGCTGGAGCCCGCGATCGGCTGCCTCGGCCTGATCGTGCAGGCCAGGACGATGGTCGAGGACGTCGCCGAGGCCGGGCGCCGCATCGAGGCGCTCGTGGACACCACCAAGGCGTACACCAACCTGGACCGCGCCCCCGTGCGGGACGTGGACCTGTGGGAGGGCCTGGAGGCGACGCTGGCGATGCTCGCGCCCCGGCTCAGCGGCGTGCGGGTGCGGCGGCACTACGGTGACGTCCCGCTGGTCACGGCGTATCCGAGCGAGCTGAACCAGGTGTGGACCAACCTCATCGACAACGCGGTGGACGCGATGGAGGGCATCGGCGAGCTGCGGATCGGCACCAAGGTCGAGGGGCACCACGCGCTGGTGGAGATCAGGGACAGCGGGCCCGGCATCCCGCAGGGCGTGCTGTCGCTGTTGTTCCAGCCGTTCTTCACCACCAAGGACACCGGCCACGGCACCGGCCTCGGCCTGCACCTGAGCCGGTACATCGTGTCCCACCGGCACGGCGGCACGATCGACGTGACGTCCGTGCCGGGGGACACGCGGTTCCTCGTGCGGCTACCGCTGACGAGGCGTCAGCTCTCGGCCCGGTAG